From Methanomicrobia archaeon, the proteins below share one genomic window:
- a CDS encoding small multi-drug export protein, producing the protein MPISFAVVSESIRVIVIAMIPIAELRGAIPLAIYYGMSYTEAFILSVIGNMLPVVPLLLFLDPVSNRLRKYRLFERFFTWLFARTRRYNARMEKYGALGLTPFVAIPLPVTGAWTACAIAFVFGIRFRYAFPAILAGVIIAGIIVTLSVMGFLVFVHI; encoded by the coding sequence ATGCCCATCAGTTTTGCCGTGGTTTCCGAGAGTATCCGGGTGATAGTGATTGCCATGATCCCCATCGCAGAACTGCGTGGTGCCATTCCCTTAGCGATTTACTACGGAATGAGCTACACAGAAGCTTTTATACTCTCGGTGATCGGGAATATGCTGCCCGTAGTGCCGCTACTCCTCTTCCTCGACCCCGTTTCAAACAGGCTGAGAAAATACCGCCTCTTCGAACGCTTCTTTACTTGGCTCTTCGCGCGAACACGGCGTTATAACGCGCGGATGGAGAAATATGGTGCCTTAGGACTCACACCGTTTGTCGCGATCCCCCTTCCGGTGACCGGAGCGTGGACGGCCTGTGCCATAGCGTTTGTCTTCGGCATTCGCTTCCGCTACGCCTTTCCTGCCATCCTAGCCGGGGTGATAATCGCGGGAATCATCGTAACGCTCTCAGTCATGGGCTTTTTAGTGTTTGTACATATATGA
- the rimI gene encoding ribosomal protein S18-alanine N-acetyltransferase yields the protein MDVVVSTTKGLTIKLREFEKPDIRRVMEIEEVSFLEGDAALYLDLYEEWPRGFLVAEHEDRVIGFAVLVLTPEGDGRIFAIAVDAQYRGRGVGRALLKAAFNTLRKRQIGFVQLEVRVNNYIAQQLYRSTGFMEIGFIPFYYKDGEGAIVMRKVL from the coding sequence ATGGACGTTGTGGTGAGCACGACAAAAGGACTGACAATAAAACTGCGGGAATTCGAGAAGCCCGATATCAGAAGAGTAATGGAAATAGAGGAGGTTTCGTTCTTAGAAGGCGATGCCGCGTTGTATCTGGACTTATACGAGGAATGGCCGCGGGGCTTCTTAGTCGCTGAGCACGAAGACCGGGTAATAGGGTTCGCCGTTCTCGTCTTAACGCCGGAAGGCGACGGTCGCATATTTGCCATTGCGGTTGATGCGCAGTATAGGGGAAGAGGCGTGGGTAGGGCGTTATTAAAAGCAGCGTTTAATACGCTGCGGAAAAGGCAGATTGGGTTTGTGCAACTGGAAGTGCGCGTGAACAACTACATAGCACAGCAATTATACAGAAGCACGGGTTTTATGGAGATCGGGTTCATTCCGTTCTATTACAAGGACGGTGAAGGTGCGATCGTGATGAGGAAAGTCCTTTAG
- the radB gene encoding DNA repair and recombination protein RadB, with product MQLPTKYGTGCKSIDELLGGGFEAGTVTQLYGEAGSGKTNICLQMAVACAKNGNSVIIIDSEGLSPERFLQIAAAHASEDEAVERIAGRIILYQPQNFEQQTSCIKEIEKVIKEKESKSAVSLVILDSATLFYRLELDDERSMYLRRVLANQIMQLLEIARKYDLVVIITNQVYTDVENGRLRPSGGSALEHLSKVIVQLEKVEGTGGKRRATVMKHRSMPEDTSCAFFITGTGVEDRPPG from the coding sequence ATGCAACTTCCGACGAAATATGGCACGGGATGCAAAAGCATAGACGAGCTGTTAGGCGGCGGGTTCGAGGCGGGCACGGTAACCCAGCTTTACGGCGAGGCGGGCAGTGGCAAGACCAATATTTGTCTCCAGATGGCGGTCGCCTGTGCGAAGAACGGGAATAGCGTAATAATTATAGATAGCGAAGGGCTCTCGCCGGAACGGTTCTTACAAATAGCTGCGGCGCACGCGAGCGAGGATGAAGCCGTAGAGCGCATAGCAGGGCGAATCATCCTGTACCAGCCGCAGAACTTCGAGCAGCAGACCTCCTGCATAAAGGAGATCGAGAAGGTAATAAAAGAGAAAGAGAGCAAAAGCGCGGTTTCTCTCGTGATTCTCGATTCCGCTACGCTGTTCTACCGATTGGAGCTGGACGACGAACGGAGCATGTATTTGAGACGCGTGCTGGCGAACCAGATAATGCAGCTCCTGGAAATCGCGCGTAAGTACGACCTCGTGGTGATCATAACGAATCAGGTCTATACGGACGTCGAGAACGGCAGATTACGGCCCTCTGGCGGCTCGGCGCTCGAGCATCTCTCGAAAGTGATCGTGCAACTGGAGAAAGTAGAAGGCACGGGTGGTAAACGGAGAGCCACGGTAATGAAGCACCGGTCTATGCCTGAGGATACCTCCTGCGCGTTCTTTATTACGGGCACGGGTGTTGAGGATAGGCCGCCGGGATGA
- a CDS encoding O-phosphoserine--tRNA ligase, which yields MKFDPKQIRAATSKDFEATWLQGASYARERRLNEGYPRSMLRLHCGKPHPVLETIQALRAAYLRLGFEETMNPVIIEAEDVKKQFGKEALAVLDRCYYLGGLPRPDIGISEERVRQMNAYFGKELSEDEIEELRQTMHRYKKGELGGDDLVYEVARNLSVEDAKMAKVLDTVFPELKSLDPVASSATLRSHMTSGWFLTLAELVNKRPLPIKLFSVDRCFRREQREDEIRLRSYHSASCVVCNEEGDVSIDDGKEVATGLLSQFGFEKIKFREDEKRSKYYMPDTQTEVFCYHPHLGWVELATFGIYSPTALAQYDIPYPVMNLGLGVERLSMIEHGSDDVRALVFPQFHAPLELSDRELAGQVSVERTPRTLEGEEIAKSIVRVCEANGDAESPCEFLAYTGTLFDKTVEVRVTEPEEDTRLCGPATQNELVAVKGSILGLPRTKKWAKKFEEGETANLRFVDAFAALAAATIEEAAETGAIDTEDVEVKVKIVRSGADINIKIDDLAMRYITSTAKKVDIRGPVFLTVVAKKVS from the coding sequence ATGAAATTCGATCCAAAACAGATAAGAGCGGCTACGAGCAAGGATTTTGAAGCTACGTGGCTGCAGGGGGCGAGCTACGCACGTGAGCGAAGGCTGAACGAAGGCTATCCACGCTCTATGCTGCGATTACACTGTGGGAAGCCCCATCCCGTGCTTGAGACGATCCAGGCGCTGAGAGCGGCGTATCTACGGCTCGGGTTCGAGGAGACGATGAACCCCGTGATTATCGAGGCGGAGGACGTGAAGAAGCAATTTGGGAAAGAAGCGCTTGCCGTCTTGGATCGCTGTTATTATCTGGGAGGTCTGCCCCGTCCGGATATCGGGATTTCAGAGGAACGGGTGCGGCAAATGAATGCGTACTTCGGGAAGGAGCTCTCGGAGGATGAGATCGAGGAGCTCCGGCAGACTATGCACCGGTACAAGAAGGGCGAACTCGGCGGTGACGATCTGGTATACGAAGTAGCGCGGAATTTGAGTGTAGAGGACGCGAAAATGGCGAAAGTGCTCGATACCGTCTTCCCTGAGTTAAAGAGCCTCGATCCGGTTGCCTCGAGTGCGACGTTGCGAAGTCATATGACCTCCGGCTGGTTCCTGACGCTGGCGGAACTCGTGAATAAGCGGCCCTTGCCGATAAAGCTCTTCTCCGTGGATCGCTGCTTCAGACGCGAGCAGCGCGAGGACGAAATACGGCTTCGGAGTTACCATTCCGCATCCTGCGTCGTCTGCAACGAAGAGGGCGACGTGAGCATAGACGATGGCAAAGAGGTTGCAACCGGGCTGCTATCGCAATTCGGGTTCGAGAAGATCAAGTTCAGGGAGGACGAGAAGCGCTCGAAATATTACATGCCGGACACGCAGACGGAAGTTTTCTGCTACCATCCGCACCTCGGCTGGGTGGAATTGGCGACATTTGGCATTTATTCGCCCACGGCATTGGCGCAGTATGATATCCCGTATCCCGTGATGAACCTGGGGCTGGGCGTGGAGCGATTGTCAATGATCGAGCACGGGTCGGACGATGTGCGCGCGCTGGTATTCCCACAATTTCATGCGCCCCTGGAATTGAGCGACAGGGAATTGGCCGGGCAGGTAAGCGTGGAACGAACGCCACGCACGTTAGAGGGCGAGGAGATAGCGAAGAGCATCGTGCGTGTCTGCGAGGCGAACGGCGATGCGGAATCGCCCTGTGAGTTCCTCGCGTATACCGGCACGCTCTTTGATAAGACGGTTGAAGTTCGGGTGACCGAGCCGGAGGAGGACACGCGGTTGTGCGGGCCTGCCACGCAGAACGAGCTCGTTGCCGTCAAGGGTTCTATACTCGGACTACCGCGAACGAAGAAATGGGCGAAGAAGTTTGAAGAGGGCGAGACAGCGAACCTGCGGTTCGTGGATGCGTTTGCCGCGCTTGCTGCGGCGACCATAGAAGAAGCTGCGGAAACCGGAGCAATCGATACGGAAGACGTTGAAGTGAAGGTAAAGATCGTACGCAGCGGTGCGGACATCAATATAAAGATAGACGACTTAGCGATGCGTTACATCACGTCGACGGCGAAGAAGGTTGATATACGCGGCCCCGTCTTTCTGACGGTGGTGGCGAAGAAGGTCTCATAG
- a CDS encoding chorismate mutase produces MLLLGLFVLRAPKPKLGLPGGFCSASLSVSLSCMDIMLFFFLLYLIVYDKIIKMPSGEAKLEEIRKRIDEIDDAIADLLAKRMYYANETKAEKLRMKQPIVDEQRQHDVIEKWCERARGTRVSGDYELSEEMMTKIAKLVIEYTVKMEMEGRQ; encoded by the coding sequence ATGCTGCTACTTGGGCTCTTCGTTCTCCGCGCGCCCAAGCCCAAGCTGGGGCTACCCGGAGGCTTTTGTTCTGCTTCGCTTTCGGTATCACTTTCTTGCATGGACATCATGCTCTTTTTTTTCTTACTTTACCTCATTGTTTATGATAAAATAATAAAGATGCCTTCGGGTGAAGCGAAACTGGAAGAGATCCGTAAGAGGATCGATGAAATAGACGATGCCATCGCCGATTTACTCGCGAAGAGGATGTACTATGCGAACGAGACAAAGGCTGAGAAACTGCGAATGAAACAGCCAATCGTGGATGAGCAGCGCCAACACGACGTGATCGAGAAGTGGTGTGAACGAGCGCGGGGGACGAGAGTAAGCGGTGACTATGAGTTGAGCGAGGAGATGATGACGAAGATCGCGAAGCTCGTCATCGAATACACGGTAAAAATGGAGATGGAAGGGCGGCAGTAA
- a CDS encoding magnesium transporter, which produces MSMRTQIKEWRKNALSAPLSHASSFFHEFSDLFRQAPFSLLFCSFTGLLAGIALSLMTGMLQALPGLMILIPPAIAMRGNIYSALVSRLGTSMHLGLFSPTLKRGGILYQNAYTSVVLTLVLSVILGFLAKEAAHVFGMPHIEYLSLHGFVLISVIAGLVSGFVLLGVALMVSIIGYNRGWDLDNMSSPIITSVGDVITIPALFFAALLLLKLHELDGRWGLGRWLSPVALLSIFFTVAALLWSVKGLKSNDAAVKRILKESIPMLFICGVIDIIAGITLDLKLEHLIALPAILVLLPPFLGESNALGGILSARLSSMLHIGTVKPKTLPDKRVSANFVVIYLLSAVLFLFVGLLVYVASVRFGVPTPNLINLLAIALLGGILVTTFLNLASYYIAILSFRFGLDPDNDTIPLITCLTDVMGVLCLLFAMYIIPPF; this is translated from the coding sequence ATGAGTATGCGAACGCAGATCAAGGAATGGCGCAAGAACGCCTTGAGTGCTCCTCTCAGTCATGCTTCCTCCTTTTTTCACGAGTTCTCTGATTTATTCAGACAAGCTCCTTTTTCTCTGCTTTTTTGCTCGTTCACCGGTCTGTTGGCGGGAATTGCGTTGAGTTTGATGACCGGGATGCTCCAGGCGCTTCCTGGCTTGATGATCCTTATCCCGCCGGCGATTGCCATGCGCGGCAATATTTACAGTGCGCTCGTCTCGCGATTGGGCACGTCCATGCACCTCGGGCTGTTCTCGCCGACCCTGAAACGAGGCGGGATTTTGTACCAAAATGCGTACACCTCTGTGGTGCTCACGCTCGTTCTGTCTGTTATCCTCGGCTTCTTAGCGAAAGAAGCGGCACACGTCTTTGGCATGCCACATATCGAGTATCTCTCCCTTCACGGCTTCGTACTCATCTCGGTCATTGCCGGGTTGGTCTCCGGATTCGTTCTGCTTGGCGTCGCACTCATGGTCTCAATCATCGGGTATAACAGGGGTTGGGACCTAGACAATATGTCTTCGCCGATAATCACTTCGGTAGGAGACGTAATAACCATACCCGCTTTGTTCTTTGCCGCGCTTTTATTGCTCAAGTTGCACGAACTGGATGGTCGGTGGGGTTTGGGACGCTGGTTATCCCCCGTCGCCCTGCTATCTATTTTCTTCACCGTTGCCGCGCTTTTATGGAGTGTAAAGGGTCTGAAGTCGAACGATGCAGCGGTAAAGCGTATCCTGAAAGAGAGCATCCCCATGCTGTTCATCTGCGGTGTGATCGACATTATCGCAGGAATAACGCTGGATCTGAAGTTGGAGCATTTAATTGCTCTCCCCGCGATTCTGGTACTCCTTCCGCCGTTCCTGGGCGAAAGTAACGCGTTAGGCGGCATTTTAAGTGCGCGTCTTTCCTCAATGCTTCATATTGGTACGGTGAAGCCGAAGACCCTGCCGGATAAGCGAGTCTCCGCGAATTTCGTTGTGATTTATCTTCTTTCCGCAGTATTATTCCTATTTGTCGGTCTGTTAGTATACGTGGCGAGTGTCCGTTTCGGAGTGCCCACGCCGAATTTGATTAACTTGCTAGCGATCGCGCTTTTAGGCGGTATTTTAGTTACAACCTTCCTCAATCTCGCGTCCTATTACATCGCGATTCTATCGTTTCGTTTTGGTCTGGATCCCGATAACGATACGATACCGCTTATAACCTGCTTAACAGACGTGATGGGCGTATTATGCCTCTTGTTTGCGATGTACATAATTCCCCCCTTTTAG
- a CDS encoding methanogenesis marker 5 protein, with translation MNVLVYPPNSLILADLVERSGHEPVVLMREVGEHVRDAEIDAPPINITEEDLKRALRYVSVEEPAGLKGRVGLLAPLLEKAEAAIILTDAPPTFGCMGCAVADEFFKFLIRKRGIPTLEVKYEGGERMDEMVSAVMAFLKQLSAEQKEEVKEA, from the coding sequence ATGAATGTGTTGGTGTATCCGCCGAATAGCTTGATCTTAGCGGACTTGGTGGAACGGAGCGGCCATGAGCCGGTGGTTTTGATGCGGGAAGTCGGCGAGCACGTAAGAGATGCGGAGATAGACGCGCCACCAATAAACATCACGGAAGAGGATTTGAAACGGGCGCTGCGGTACGTCTCAGTGGAAGAGCCAGCGGGACTGAAGGGGCGCGTGGGACTGCTTGCACCGTTACTGGAGAAAGCGGAAGCGGCGATCATACTCACCGACGCGCCGCCCACCTTCGGATGCATGGGTTGTGCCGTCGCGGACGAATTCTTCAAGTTCCTGATTCGGAAGCGAGGGATACCGACGTTAGAAGTGAAGTATGAGGGCGGCGAGCGGATGGACGAGATGGTCTCGGCGGTGATGGCTTTCTTAAAGCAGCTATCAGCGGAGCAGAAGGAAGAAGTAAAAGAAGCGTAA
- a CDS encoding FRG domain-containing protein produces the protein MEKEAEYDDSKGWAFRGQDTSKFPASSLERHCKSLNLSGNNVADLEVKLIREFARRYHLYAGRAPPEKGYTLEWLSLLRHYGTPTRLVDFTYSFFIAVYFALEKEGEDAVVWAVNVTQLKKEADKCIASKLSEGQRLLKEYNKKRDGAPFRALFMRPNDRLRFVYPANPLRLNERLTIQQGVFLAPGDVTATFEENMEALPNYSKCLKKFVIDSGCRHEILRKLHELGINRATLFPGLEGFAQSLYTKSLILQRLLPQGVEMLEEV, from the coding sequence GTGGAGAAGGAGGCCGAATATGACGACAGCAAAGGGTGGGCTTTTCGGGGCCAAGACACATCAAAATTCCCGGCTTCGAGCCTTGAACGTCACTGCAAGAGCCTTAATCTCTCTGGTAATAATGTTGCAGATCTTGAGGTAAAGTTAATCCGCGAGTTTGCGCGCCGCTACCATCTTTATGCGGGACGCGCACCACCAGAGAAGGGTTATACACTGGAATGGCTTTCTCTCCTCCGTCATTACGGAACACCAACGAGGTTGGTTGATTTCACGTACTCTTTCTTCATTGCCGTTTACTTCGCGCTTGAGAAAGAGGGTGAGGATGCTGTCGTCTGGGCAGTTAACGTAACTCAACTTAAAAAAGAGGCCGATAAGTGTATTGCTAGCAAGCTTTCTGAGGGTCAGAGGCTGCTCAAAGAGTACAATAAAAAAAGAGACGGAGCACCGTTCCGCGCACTCTTTATGAGACCAAACGACAGGCTTCGATTTGTATACCCTGCAAACCCGCTACGGTTGAATGAACGCCTCACAATCCAACAAGGCGTGTTCCTTGCGCCTGGAGACGTGACGGCGACATTTGAGGAGAACATGGAAGCTCTACCAAACTATTCCAAATGCCTAAAGAAGTTCGTTATTGATTCGGGATGCCGGCACGAGATCCTTCGCAAGCTCCACGAACTGGGTATCAACAGGGCAACACTTTTCCCGGGTCTGGAAGGGTTTGCTCAATCACTGTATACGAAATCGTTGATTTTGCAAAGGCTGCTACCGCAGGGTGTGGAGATGCTGGAGGAAGTATAA
- a CDS encoding PRC-barrel domain-containing protein, translating to MLLKKAGKEEKEKVVAYLRSKLFPWNFIFEDVTDAAIEHFVPYAIQMCEAKGLEKGSVGLEDVKEVITREVKEAVDDYLFDPEDREMIRMHGDFAAIYPFAFSQCLAHAILYRLGLTLEDVVDIRAISDLLGEDMKEIAMREYFIRDLIAQNGSKAMKMFATSILDKKVITAGGDCIGSVADIIFTDETGKVEELAVNHLKGTGMKKSRVAMKDVRLNMYSKNVVLKSSNYRK from the coding sequence ATGTTGTTGAAAAAAGCGGGGAAGGAGGAAAAAGAGAAGGTAGTCGCGTACTTACGATCGAAACTATTCCCGTGGAACTTCATCTTTGAGGACGTTACAGACGCCGCGATAGAGCATTTTGTCCCGTATGCGATCCAGATGTGCGAAGCGAAGGGTTTAGAGAAAGGTTCGGTCGGTTTAGAGGACGTGAAAGAGGTAATTACGCGGGAAGTGAAGGAAGCCGTGGATGACTATCTCTTTGATCCTGAGGATAGGGAGATGATCCGGATGCACGGTGATTTTGCCGCGATCTATCCGTTTGCCTTCTCGCAGTGCTTAGCGCATGCCATTTTGTATCGGCTCGGTCTTACGTTGGAAGATGTCGTGGATATACGAGCGATTAGCGACCTGTTGGGCGAGGATATGAAAGAGATCGCGATGCGGGAATACTTTATCCGGGATTTGATAGCGCAAAACGGCAGTAAAGCGATGAAGATGTTTGCCACGTCGATTTTGGATAAGAAAGTCATAACGGCAGGCGGCGATTGTATAGGGAGCGTAGCGGACATCATTTTCACTGACGAGACCGGAAAGGTGGAGGAATTAGCAGTGAATCACCTGAAAGGCACGGGCATGAAGAAGAGCCGAGTAGCTATGAAGGATGTCCGTTTGAATATGTATAGCAAAAACGTCGTTCTGAAATCTTCAAATTACCGAAAATGA
- a CDS encoding methanogenesis marker 15 protein has product MTAVRVAQISCGTEYSGIQWLLNDIAERLGIELVFPEMELSQVASACDEVGFKAESPSLDMMIARAVAVLRDPTIKGAILLTCFKCSEGTIVKDLVRRFLHERTNIPVIVYSNVEKPKEIELYSRLEALRTLIAQKTLLMREKQEGVTVGIDSGSSTTKVVVMKDNEIVGKDWLPTTDPIGSTEEALAKALQEAGISLTDVDAIGVTGPGRDLVSEHVKADLNLEEVSVVSKGAALLAERHKGDATVIDIGGMNNKLMLMRDGIVTSFSLGGICGGSSGRFLEVASHRLDVDISELGQLAMQSTAKAQDRFELQSYCMVFGIQSLVVALASGVTREDVAAAACHSVAEQVYETMIQEMEVRPPVIFVGGVSLVEGVKREFEDILGVEIIVPPYSQYAGAVGMATLVSGV; this is encoded by the coding sequence ATGACTGCGGTGAGAGTCGCGCAGATCTCGTGCGGGACGGAATACAGCGGTATCCAATGGTTATTGAACGACATAGCCGAGCGCCTGGGTATTGAACTGGTATTTCCCGAGATGGAACTCTCGCAGGTGGCGTCGGCGTGCGACGAGGTGGGCTTCAAGGCAGAGAGCCCCAGCCTGGATATGATGATCGCACGAGCGGTCGCTGTGTTACGTGACCCGACGATAAAAGGCGCGATACTGCTCACGTGCTTCAAATGCTCGGAAGGGACGATCGTAAAAGATCTGGTACGGCGGTTCCTCCATGAGCGGACGAACATTCCGGTGATCGTGTATTCGAACGTGGAGAAGCCGAAGGAGATCGAGCTTTACTCGCGGTTGGAAGCGCTGAGGACGTTAATAGCGCAGAAGACGCTCTTGATGCGGGAGAAGCAGGAAGGCGTCACGGTCGGCATTGATTCGGGCTCCTCGACGACGAAAGTGGTGGTGATGAAGGATAACGAGATCGTCGGGAAGGACTGGCTGCCAACGACCGATCCGATTGGAAGTACGGAGGAGGCGCTGGCGAAAGCGTTACAAGAGGCGGGCATCTCGCTAACGGACGTGGATGCGATTGGTGTGACCGGCCCCGGCCGCGACCTTGTCAGCGAGCACGTAAAAGCAGATCTCAATTTAGAGGAAGTGAGTGTGGTCTCGAAAGGCGCTGCACTGCTTGCCGAGCGGCATAAGGGCGACGCCACCGTGATCGATATCGGCGGAATGAACAATAAGCTGATGCTCATGCGTGACGGTATCGTCACGAGCTTCAGTTTGGGCGGCATCTGCGGCGGCTCGTCCGGGCGGTTCCTGGAAGTGGCCTCGCACCGATTGGACGTGGACATCTCGGAGCTGGGGCAGTTGGCGATGCAGTCAACGGCAAAGGCGCAGGATCGATTTGAGTTGCAGAGCTACTGCATGGTCTTCGGGATCCAGAGCCTGGTGGTTGCGTTAGCATCGGGCGTGACGCGTGAGGACGTCGCGGCTGCTGCGTGCCACTCGGTTGCCGAGCAGGTCTACGAGACGATGATCCAGGAGATGGAGGTGCGGCCGCCGGTGATCTTCGTTGGTGGTGTGTCGCTGGTGGAGGGCGTGAAGCGCGAATTCGAGGATATACTCGGTGTTGAGATTATCGTGCCGCCATACTCGCAGTACGCCGGGGCGGTCGGGATGGCGACGCTGGTGTCCGGGGTTTAG